A region of Pseudomonadota bacterium DNA encodes the following proteins:
- the corA gene encoding magnesium/cobalt transporter CorA, giving the protein MLKNARKRSKKAGLPPGTPVYIGEHKTGEVKITVTVYNETTFQEKEVSTIEEALPLLDTTAIKWINIDGVHQLKIIEEVGKRFYLHPLTLEDVMNTDQRPKVEDFGDYLYIVLKNLSHNDQNDAMEAEQISIVLGEDFVITFQEDQKDTFTHTRERIKGGANREKIMKTDFLAYSLIDEIVDNYFTVIEWFGEKIELLEEELVTRPTPKIMEAIHKLKSSVFSLHKSVWPLREVINSLEREGSRLIHEPTRVYIRDIYDHTIQVVDTIEIFRDMLYGMIDIYLSSISNRLNEVMKVLTIIATIFMPLTFVAGVYGMNFKFMPELEWRWGYPAIWLIMLTIGTSMLIYFRRKKWL; this is encoded by the coding sequence ATGCTGAAGAACGCAAGGAAAAGATCAAAAAAAGCCGGTTTGCCACCGGGGACACCGGTCTATATCGGTGAGCACAAGACCGGTGAAGTCAAAATCACGGTAACGGTTTATAATGAGACGACCTTCCAGGAGAAAGAAGTAAGCACAATCGAAGAGGCCCTGCCGCTCTTGGATACCACGGCCATAAAATGGATTAACATAGACGGCGTCCATCAGTTAAAGATTATCGAAGAGGTCGGCAAACGTTTTTATCTGCATCCCCTTACATTAGAAGACGTTATGAACACCGACCAGCGCCCCAAGGTAGAGGATTTCGGGGATTATCTTTATATTGTTTTAAAAAATCTGTCACACAACGATCAAAATGACGCTATGGAGGCGGAGCAGATAAGCATTGTTCTCGGTGAAGATTTTGTTATCACCTTCCAGGAAGACCAAAAGGACACCTTCACGCACACGAGAGAACGGATCAAGGGTGGGGCAAACCGTGAAAAGATCATGAAGACAGATTTTCTTGCCTATTCCCTGATCGATGAGATTGTGGACAATTATTTCACGGTCATTGAATGGTTTGGAGAAAAGATAGAACTTCTTGAAGAAGAGCTCGTTACCCGGCCAACGCCGAAAATAATGGAAGCGATCCACAAATTGAAGAGCAGCGTGTTCTCGTTACATAAATCGGTCTGGCCCCTCAGAGAGGTCATTAACAGCCTTGAACGGGAGGGTTCACGCCTTATTCATGAACCTACGCGCGTTTATATACGGGATATCTATGACCACACAATCCAGGTGGTTGACACCATAGAAATCTTCCGGGATATGCTCTACGGGATGATCGATATTTACCTCTCCAGTATAAGCAACAGATTAAACGAGGTTATGAAGGTGCTGACCATTATTGCCACAATATTCATGCCTTTGACCTTTGTCGCCGGCGTCTATGGAATGAACTTCAAATTCATGCCGGAACTTGAATGGCGCTGGGGCTATCCTGCAATCTGGCTCATCATGCTGACTATTGGTACATCCATGCTCATCTATTTCAGAAGAAAAAAGTGGTTGTAG
- a CDS encoding ABC transporter ATP-binding protein encodes MLEVTSISKAFDGFKAVNNANLTVEKGEIVAVIGPNGAGKTTLFNLITGIIKPDSGKVLFKGEDITGLPPYEVCRKRISRSFQIVNVFQRLTVFENVQISVLSRQKKTWNLFTPSTKLAIKETDDILESVGLLKKKNRTTALLSHGDRKVLEIAMALGGNPEFLILDEPTAGMAAEETSLCIDLIKKLSLTMGLTILFCEHDMEIIFGIANRIMVMVRGGTVIQGSCEEVRCNEAVQDAYLGGSDVCLM; translated from the coding sequence GTGTTAGAGGTAACATCCATATCAAAGGCCTTTGATGGGTTCAAAGCGGTGAACAATGCGAACCTTACGGTGGAAAAGGGCGAGATTGTTGCAGTCATCGGACCGAACGGGGCAGGAAAGACAACCCTCTTCAACCTCATTACAGGGATTATTAAGCCTGATTCCGGGAAGGTACTTTTCAAAGGGGAAGACATTACGGGGCTTCCGCCCTATGAGGTATGCAGAAAGCGCATCTCCCGCTCCTTTCAGATAGTCAATGTGTTTCAAAGACTTACGGTTTTTGAAAATGTCCAGATATCCGTCCTGTCAAGACAGAAAAAGACCTGGAACCTCTTTACCCCCTCTACAAAGCTGGCGATCAAAGAGACAGACGATATCCTCGAAAGCGTCGGCCTCTTGAAGAAAAAAAACCGCACTACCGCCCTGCTCTCACATGGCGACCGTAAAGTCCTGGAGATCGCCATGGCCTTGGGGGGCAACCCGGAATTCCTTATCCTCGATGAACCCACTGCCGGCATGGCCGCAGAAGAGACCTCGCTGTGCATTGACCTCATTAAAAAGCTTTCCCTAACTATGGGGCTCACCATCCTTTTCTGTGAACATGACATGGAGATTATCTTCGGGATTGCCAACCGCATTATGGTTATGGTGAGAGGCGGCACGGTTATCCAGGGGTCCTGTGAGGAAGTGCGGTGCAATGAGGCGGTACAGGATGCGTATTTAGGGGGGAGTGACGTATGCTTAATGTAA
- a CDS encoding nucleoside 2-deoxyribosyltransferase — protein sequence MKAYFAHPCFNDKQRHFKKVFLEKLSSALSQTRYGNDISIVDPFDCTPNVEGHIETKLEMAESIKVKRIRLLGESGIVIALVDDNDAGTAFEAGYAHAVNKPVILVSQESCSAANAMLIGAAIATVNNVLEDEQTERLAGLIKSFYGVWKASQKKPENIRME from the coding sequence ATGAAAGCATATTTCGCCCACCCATGTTTCAATGACAAACAAAGACATTTCAAAAAGGTATTCCTGGAAAAGCTTTCTTCTGCTTTATCTCAAACCCGATACGGAAACGATATCAGCATAGTAGACCCCTTTGACTGTACCCCAAACGTTGAAGGGCACATAGAGACCAAATTAGAGATGGCAGAGAGCATCAAGGTTAAACGCATAAGGCTTCTGGGTGAATCTGGCATTGTTATTGCTCTTGTAGATGATAATGATGCCGGCACTGCGTTTGAAGCAGGATATGCCCATGCAGTGAATAAACCTGTGATATTGGTTTCTCAGGAAAGCTGCTCAGCGGCGAACGCCATGCTGATTGGTGCAGCCATAGCGACAGTTAACAATGTACTCGAAGATGAACAGACCGAGAGACTGGCGGGATTGATCAAGTCCTTTTATGGTGTTTGGAAAGCATCACAGAAAAAACCGGAGAATATAAGGATGGAATAG
- a CDS encoding DctP family TRAP transporter solute-binding subunit gives MFKKTTLILLTVTTLVFSSFILAKAQTVIKYGHMSSLDHPQHLGALAFAKYINEKSKGSMEVRVFPLGQLGGERSLAEQVRAGSLHVATVSSGVLANFVPEFGIIELPFVFPSKEAAYKVLEDKEIMERLAQYCDPKGFVFIGYTENGFGDMTNSKRQIKKPDDLRGLKIRVTVSPIFIDTFKALGANPTSLPLPEVYNALQQKMIDGQDNSLYTSVMMKFTEVNKFATITNHILNECPVVVNSKFWKSLTPDQQKVFREAAEVQITVNRQAITKSGDYAMEKALTQRVDIYTLSVEDRAVFKKAVSPVYDKYKGTFGTAWYDFFLKKIGSYSK, from the coding sequence ATGTTCAAGAAAACCACCCTTATACTATTGACGGTAACCACCCTTGTCTTTTCATCTTTTATCCTTGCAAAAGCACAGACTGTCATTAAATACGGTCACATGTCATCGCTTGACCATCCGCAGCATCTCGGGGCGTTGGCGTTTGCAAAATATATAAATGAAAAATCTAAGGGCAGCATGGAAGTCCGGGTGTTTCCCCTCGGTCAGCTTGGCGGCGAACGCTCTTTGGCGGAACAGGTTCGGGCAGGTTCTCTTCATGTGGCGACTGTATCTTCCGGGGTGCTTGCCAATTTTGTGCCTGAGTTCGGCATTATAGAATTGCCCTTTGTCTTTCCAAGCAAAGAGGCTGCCTATAAGGTTCTCGAAGATAAGGAAATAATGGAAAGGCTTGCCCAATACTGTGATCCCAAGGGTTTTGTTTTTATAGGATATACCGAAAACGGTTTTGGGGACATGACAAATTCAAAGAGGCAGATAAAGAAACCGGATGATTTAAGGGGTTTAAAAATACGTGTCACTGTGAGCCCTATATTCATTGATACATTTAAGGCGCTTGGCGCGAATCCAACCAGCCTCCCCCTGCCGGAAGTTTACAATGCTTTGCAGCAAAAGATGATCGACGGTCAGGACAATTCGCTTTATACATCTGTTATGATGAAATTTACAGAGGTGAATAAATTCGCCACCATAACAAATCATATCCTTAATGAATGTCCTGTGGTAGTGAACAGTAAATTCTGGAAGTCCCTCACCCCGGATCAGCAGAAGGTTTTCAGGGAGGCCGCCGAGGTTCAGATAACGGTCAACCGGCAGGCAATCACAAAAAGCGGGGATTATGCAATGGAGAAGGCCCTAACACAACGGGTAGATATATACACGTTAAGCGTCGAGGACAGGGCGGTCTTTAAAAAGGCTGTAAGTCCTGTTTATGATAAATACAAGGGCACTTTCGGTACTGCTTGGTATGATTTTTTCTTAAAGAAGATAGGGTCCTACTCAAAATAA
- a CDS encoding ABC transporter substrate-binding protein: protein MKKTLFFATLLLVLLGLHIVFSVSHAADTIKVGIVDTYSGPATTYTQDVLDGFTLAINQVNAKGGVLGKKIIFVTRDDKFKPDIALSMAKELVLKERVDLLMGSTNSGGALAISDFAKKEKVPFIVTDAKSDKIVGEKGHRYVFNANENTMMIGKATAIALSKKPYVKYWIMGEDYEFGHACADAIWNNLKALKPNVQLLGQSWRKVGEVDLTPYLSGALQANPDCIISASGGGGVVNFLKSVKTLGLAQKIPIYQHYATDTLALAPLGLEAPEGVMGSSSYHFYYPNIPENKAFTEEFRKTYKKYPGSTALYGYSAGMFIAKAYQKAGKVDTERFIDALEGLVIDSPIGKLEMRACDHQVTLPMYYGVTRKVPGYDFLLGADMVTIPGKDYLPTCEEMMKLRK from the coding sequence ATGAAAAAAACATTATTTTTTGCAACGCTCTTGCTTGTTCTGCTCGGCCTGCATATAGTTTTTTCTGTGTCCCATGCAGCAGACACTATCAAGGTGGGTATTGTCGATACATATTCCGGGCCAGCGACAACATATACACAAGACGTCCTCGATGGATTCACTCTGGCCATAAACCAGGTGAACGCAAAAGGCGGAGTGCTTGGAAAGAAGATTATTTTTGTGACGCGGGACGACAAATTTAAGCCGGATATTGCCCTATCGATGGCAAAAGAGCTTGTGTTAAAAGAACGCGTTGATCTCCTCATGGGCTCCACAAATAGCGGTGGCGCACTTGCCATATCGGATTTTGCGAAGAAGGAAAAAGTACCGTTTATTGTAACCGATGCAAAAAGCGATAAAATTGTAGGAGAAAAGGGCCACCGGTATGTTTTCAACGCAAACGAGAACACTATGATGATCGGGAAGGCGACAGCGATCGCACTTTCCAAGAAGCCTTATGTGAAGTATTGGATCATGGGAGAAGACTATGAATTTGGTCATGCCTGTGCGGATGCTATCTGGAACAACCTTAAGGCTCTGAAGCCTAACGTGCAGTTGCTCGGGCAGTCATGGAGAAAGGTGGGAGAGGTTGATTTGACTCCGTACCTGAGCGGTGCTCTCCAGGCTAACCCGGACTGTATAATAAGTGCATCGGGCGGAGGCGGTGTAGTGAATTTTCTCAAGTCAGTTAAGACGCTAGGTTTAGCCCAAAAGATTCCCATTTATCAGCATTACGCAACGGACACCCTTGCGCTGGCACCCCTCGGCCTGGAAGCCCCGGAGGGAGTCATGGGAAGCTCAAGCTATCATTTCTACTATCCAAATATACCGGAAAACAAGGCATTTACAGAGGAGTTCAGGAAGACCTACAAGAAGTACCCCGGGTCCACGGCGCTATACGGCTATTCTGCCGGCATGTTCATAGCAAAGGCATACCAGAAGGCGGGAAAAGTTGATACTGAACGCTTCATTGATGCCCTGGAAGGTCTTGTCATAGACAGTCCCATCGGAAAGCTTGAGATGCGTGCCTGCGATCACCAGGTCACCCTGCCCATGTATTATGGGGTCACAAGGAAAGTGCCCGGCTATGATTTTCTCCTGGGCGCGGATATGGTAACGATTCCTGGAAAGGATTACTTGCCGACCTGCGAAGAAATGATGAAATTGCGTAAATAG
- a CDS encoding lactate racemase domain-containing protein, giving the protein MYGDLNAMEITLKHGLWNGDYSLSLQVPDRWNTTVLPMEGDKKRVLGKDSLRRAIAPLEPMLKGKKEICILFDDLSRPTKAYKVLPFLLELFEAHGIRDGQVRFICALGTHGPLDNVAFRKKLGPEIVERFPVFNHNPFENCAFVGKTRLGTPLMINKEYLSCDLRLGIGTFVPHSFCGFGGGYKIVMPALCHIDTIEYHHGTLLKNHWEACYSIGKYIDNPLLKDIKECGRMARLDAKIDVLINTDAEIVDIFAGNPDDLYLYMTEKSSVHYSTKAPGRADIVFANTYSKANESIIALSLAEMLLKDTGGHIVLLCDVPEGQVIHYLLGRFGKHTWGRLSFGEREKDSRVKKVFVYSQYRDRANEWWFGRKEDTSWHKDLNEIIHILEDAYQHKNPDVFVLPDATIQTLNRGE; this is encoded by the coding sequence GTGTACGGTGATTTGAACGCCATGGAAATAACCCTTAAACACGGCCTGTGGAATGGAGATTACAGCCTCTCTCTTCAAGTCCCGGACAGGTGGAACACAACCGTTCTCCCCATGGAAGGCGACAAAAAGAGGGTGCTCGGTAAAGACAGTCTCAGAAGGGCAATAGCGCCTCTTGAGCCAATGCTGAAAGGTAAAAAGGAGATTTGCATACTCTTTGATGACCTGTCCCGCCCCACAAAGGCTTACAAGGTCTTACCTTTTCTTCTTGAGCTGTTCGAAGCGCATGGCATAAGGGATGGGCAGGTACGGTTTATATGCGCCCTGGGAACCCATGGACCTCTCGATAATGTGGCCTTCCGAAAAAAACTGGGGCCAGAGATTGTCGAAAGGTTCCCCGTCTTCAACCACAACCCTTTCGAAAACTGCGCTTTCGTTGGGAAAACAAGACTCGGCACGCCCCTCATGATAAACAAAGAATATCTGTCCTGCGACCTGAGACTCGGCATCGGCACCTTTGTGCCGCATTCGTTCTGCGGTTTTGGCGGCGGATACAAGATCGTCATGCCCGCATTATGTCATATCGACACCATCGAATACCATCACGGAACACTTTTAAAGAACCATTGGGAAGCGTGTTACAGCATAGGGAAATATATTGATAATCCTCTGCTCAAGGACATTAAGGAGTGCGGAAGAATGGCACGCCTCGATGCAAAGATAGATGTTCTCATAAACACAGATGCTGAGATAGTTGACATTTTCGCAGGCAACCCTGACGATCTTTATCTGTACATGACCGAAAAATCCTCCGTTCATTACAGCACAAAAGCTCCAGGCAGGGCGGATATTGTCTTTGCAAATACATACAGCAAGGCCAATGAATCGATTATAGCCCTCTCTCTGGCTGAGATGCTGCTTAAAGACACCGGAGGCCATATTGTGCTCCTCTGTGATGTGCCGGAGGGACAGGTAATCCATTATCTCCTCGGGAGATTCGGAAAACACACATGGGGGAGGCTTTCCTTCGGTGAAAGGGAAAAAGACAGCAGGGTGAAAAAGGTTTTTGTCTACTCACAATACAGGGACAGGGCAAATGAATGGTGGTTTGGAAGAAAAGAAGACACATCGTGGCATAAGGATTTGAATGAGATTATCCACATTCTCGAAGACGCATATCAACATAAAAACCCTGATGTTTTCGTGCTTCCCGATGCAACGATCCAGACCCTTAACCGAGGTGAATAA
- a CDS encoding ABC transporter substrate-binding protein encodes MKKTVLLSMSLLFFVGLFMICPLTNAQSTIKVGIVDTYTGPATTFTMDVLDGFKLAVDKINAKGGVLGKKIEYTTRDEKFKPDIGLAMAKELVLKEKVDILMGTINSSTTLAISDFVKKEKVPFFVTFAKSDKIIGEKGHKYVFNMNENTAMAGRAAAVALAKKPYVKYWIAGDDYEYGRAIAENVWNNLKKLKPQVQKVGESWWKVGEADFTPYITQILAAKPDFIIVATGGSGMVNFQKAAKATGLSQKIPFYQHTAIELSVLKPQGQNAPEGVYGTANYFFYYPDTPANKAFVDEFKKAYNREPRIGALSGYMTAQFIAEGYKKAGKIDTEGLIKALEGMSLDSPVGPLAIRGCDHQLELPMYFGVTKKDPKYDFLVAGDIQIIQAKDYMPTCDEVKKVRK; translated from the coding sequence ATGAAAAAAACAGTATTACTTTCCATGTCTTTGTTGTTTTTTGTCGGTTTGTTTATGATATGTCCACTCACGAATGCCCAAAGCACAATAAAGGTTGGCATTGTTGATACCTACACAGGGCCAGCAACAACATTCACAATGGATGTGCTTGACGGTTTCAAGCTTGCAGTCGATAAAATTAATGCAAAGGGCGGTGTTCTCGGGAAAAAGATCGAATATACTACACGCGACGAGAAGTTTAAACCGGATATCGGCCTTGCCATGGCAAAAGAGCTTGTACTGAAGGAAAAGGTTGACATCCTCATGGGTACGATCAACAGCTCAACAACCCTTGCTATTTCCGATTTCGTGAAAAAAGAGAAGGTACCGTTTTTTGTGACCTTTGCAAAAAGCGATAAGATCATAGGCGAAAAAGGACACAAGTATGTATTCAATATGAACGAAAATACCGCTATGGCAGGAAGGGCGGCAGCCGTTGCACTGGCGAAAAAACCATACGTAAAATACTGGATTGCCGGTGATGATTATGAATACGGACGCGCCATTGCCGAAAACGTATGGAATAACCTGAAAAAGCTGAAACCACAGGTCCAGAAGGTCGGAGAGTCGTGGTGGAAGGTCGGAGAAGCAGATTTTACACCATATATCACCCAGATTCTCGCAGCAAAGCCTGATTTTATCATAGTAGCCACCGGTGGCTCTGGTATGGTCAATTTTCAGAAGGCCGCAAAGGCAACCGGTTTAAGCCAGAAAATACCGTTCTATCAGCATACGGCCATCGAACTTTCTGTTCTGAAACCCCAGGGCCAAAATGCACCGGAGGGTGTCTACGGAACAGCCAACTACTTCTTCTACTATCCTGATACACCTGCGAACAAAGCATTTGTAGATGAATTTAAGAAGGCATACAACAGAGAGCCGAGAATAGGCGCCCTCTCCGGTTATATGACCGCCCAGTTCATAGCCGAAGGGTATAAGAAGGCCGGCAAGATTGACACAGAAGGTCTGATCAAGGCCCTCGAAGGCATGTCGCTTGACAGCCCCGTGGGTCCCCTGGCAATCAGAGGGTGTGACCACCAGCTTGAGCTTCCCATGTATTTCGGAGTTACGAAGAAGGATCCCAAATATGATTTTCTCGTAGCAGGCGATATCCAGATAATCCAGGCAAAAGACTACATGCCTACCTGTGATGAGGTAAAAAAGGTCCGTAAGTAG
- a CDS encoding ABC transporter ATP-binding protein, with the protein MLNVRGIETYYGLSHILFDVSLAVNKGEVVGLLGRNGAGKSTTMRSIMGLTPPKKGHISFNDEDITGHKPFLLFRKGIGYVPDDRRVFADLSVDDNLEIVFHRGTEWNKQRIYEIFPALSEMKTRRAGHLSGGEQQMLTIARALMGGPELLLLDEPTEGLAPLIVRDLEEQILKLRDAGISILLSEQNVRSALKMIGRAYVIDNGRIRFEGTVAELEANEEVKKKYLMV; encoded by the coding sequence ATGCTTAATGTAAGGGGGATTGAGACATATTACGGCTTAAGCCATATCCTCTTCGATGTCTCCCTCGCCGTCAATAAAGGAGAGGTAGTGGGTCTTCTGGGGAGAAACGGTGCAGGTAAAAGCACCACCATGAGAAGCATCATGGGCCTTACCCCTCCGAAGAAAGGGCACATATCCTTTAACGATGAAGACATTACAGGCCACAAACCCTTTTTGCTCTTCAGAAAAGGGATCGGTTATGTCCCCGACGACAGAAGGGTCTTTGCAGATTTAAGTGTTGACGATAACCTTGAGATAGTCTTCCACAGGGGAACCGAATGGAATAAACAGAGGATATACGAGATTTTTCCCGCTCTCAGCGAAATGAAAACAAGAAGGGCAGGGCACTTAAGCGGCGGTGAACAGCAGATGCTCACCATTGCCAGGGCCCTTATGGGAGGGCCTGAGCTCCTTCTGCTTGACGAACCGACGGAAGGACTGGCGCCGCTTATTGTCCGCGACCTGGAAGAGCAGATACTTAAGCTGCGGGATGCGGGTATCAGCATCCTTCTGTCGGAACAGAACGTAAGATCGGCGCTGAAGATGATCGGCAGAGCCTATGTCATCGATAACGGGAGAATTCGCTTTGAGGGAACCGTTGCCGAGCTCGAGGCGAACGAAGAAGTGAAGAAGAAGTATTTAATGGTATAG
- a CDS encoding branched-chain amino acid ABC transporter permease has translation MRKKTLLWLSAGIIVLLLFPTFLPRFYVYLASIILLYGLLATSLNLVLGYGGIFQFHHCVFYGVGAYGTTLMLTKTGLPAVFAFFAGPLVSAAFGLIMGIICIRLSKLYFGMLQISLGSLVWAIVYRWYSFTGGDDGIHGIPIPEMLSSPNSAYYYTLTVTIVCLFVMRKIINSPFGSALQGIRDNPVRSEMIGINVRRHQLLALVVAGFFAGVAGSLFVVVDNTVFPDMLFWTLSLEIFIMCLLGGWFTFLGPMLGAAIIIALRTFVSTYTVYWALVLGIIMMLVIFFLPNGILGYVEEKFKKGFIEPEIKE, from the coding sequence ATGAGAAAGAAAACCCTTCTATGGCTGAGCGCGGGCATCATCGTTCTCCTGCTGTTCCCCACATTTCTCCCGCGATTCTATGTGTACCTCGCATCGATTATTCTGCTCTATGGTCTCCTTGCCACAAGTCTGAACCTTGTCCTCGGATACGGAGGGATTTTCCAGTTCCACCACTGCGTATTTTATGGGGTTGGCGCCTATGGGACAACGCTTATGCTCACAAAGACAGGGCTGCCTGCTGTGTTCGCATTTTTTGCGGGGCCTCTCGTGTCTGCCGCATTCGGACTGATTATGGGTATCATCTGTATCCGCCTCTCCAAGCTCTATTTTGGCATGTTGCAGATATCTCTCGGTTCCCTTGTCTGGGCTATTGTATACCGGTGGTATTCCTTTACCGGAGGCGATGACGGGATCCATGGCATACCCATTCCGGAGATGCTTTCATCACCAAATAGCGCTTACTACTATACGCTCACAGTAACCATTGTGTGTCTTTTTGTAATGCGGAAAATCATCAACTCCCCCTTCGGAAGTGCTCTCCAGGGGATACGGGACAACCCGGTGAGAAGTGAGATGATCGGGATAAACGTCAGGAGGCATCAGCTCCTCGCCCTTGTCGTTGCGGGGTTCTTTGCGGGGGTTGCAGGGTCTCTCTTTGTTGTTGTTGATAATACGGTTTTTCCGGATATGCTCTTCTGGACCCTTTCGCTGGAAATATTTATTATGTGCCTGCTGGGGGGGTGGTTTACATTCCTGGGACCCATGCTCGGCGCTGCCATCATTATTGCCCTGAGAACGTTTGTGAGTACCTATACCGTCTACTGGGCACTTGTTCTCGGTATTATCATGATGCTCGTCATCTTTTTCCTGCCCAACGGCATCCTTGGCTATGTTGAGGAAAAATTCAAAAAGGGATTTATAGAACCGGAAATAAAGGAGTAA
- a CDS encoding formylglycine-generating enzyme family protein, protein MHGKIILSVVFFVFFVSFAVAGGKESKDPTTGMEFVFVKSGCYDMGDTFGGGEPDEKPAHNVCVSDFYMGKYEVTQGQWKTIMGSNPSYFSSYGDTCPVEMVSWNDIEEFIQKFNSKTGKSYRLPTEAEWEYAARSGGKKEKYAGTSSDSDLKDYAWYGSNSDNETHPVGQKKPNGLGIYDMSGNVYEWCQDWFSSYYYKNSPRNNPQGPFSGSNRMFRGGSWLNEPPLVRASDRNDDDPSGRYNRVGFRLLRTP, encoded by the coding sequence ATGCATGGGAAGATTATTCTGTCAGTCGTATTTTTTGTTTTCTTCGTATCCTTTGCCGTTGCAGGAGGAAAAGAATCCAAAGACCCCACAACAGGTATGGAATTTGTCTTCGTCAAAAGCGGCTGCTATGATATGGGCGATACCTTCGGTGGCGGCGAACCAGATGAAAAACCTGCCCATAACGTCTGCGTCAGTGATTTCTATATGGGTAAATACGAAGTTACACAGGGGCAGTGGAAAACCATCATGGGCAGCAATCCGTCATATTTCTCTTCCTACGGCGATACCTGCCCCGTAGAAATGGTTTCGTGGAATGACATTGAGGAGTTCATTCAAAAGTTCAACAGCAAAACAGGCAAATCCTACCGTCTCCCCACCGAGGCAGAGTGGGAATATGCCGCAAGAAGCGGAGGCAAGAAAGAGAAATACGCAGGAACAAGCTCCGATTCAGACCTTAAAGACTATGCCTGGTATGGCTCTAATTCAGACAATGAAACCCATCCTGTAGGTCAGAAAAAACCCAACGGCCTTGGCATATACGACATGTCCGGCAATGTCTATGAATGGTGTCAGGATTGGTTCAGTTCTTATTACTATAAAAACAGCCCCCGGAATAACCCTCAGGGTCCTTTTTCGGGCAGTAACCGTATGTTTCGCGGCGGTTCCTGGCTCAACGAACCGCCGCTTGTGCGGGCTTCCGACCGGAACGACGACGATCCATCGGGCAGGTACAACCGCGTCGGTTTCCGCCTCCTGAGGACACCATAG
- a CDS encoding branched-chain amino acid ABC transporter permease, producing the protein MDFIYSIIPAGVLSQVFVGLSRTTILFIVASGLSLILGVLRIPNVAHGSLYMIGAFTAFTVTKIFGSGSAGFWMALIIAPLVVAFISLIAERGMFQFLYEREHLMLLLLTFAFSLVFGDLVKLVWGGEYKSVPVPHIFQGFVPLFGGLPFPLYNLFLLVAGPVVAILLWLLTNKTKIGKIARAAAVDREMVGAVGINVSWVFATVFVIGCYLAGLGGVLVAPTVSVTLGMDHNLIIEAFLIVIMGGLGNIWGALLGALIFGLTQSMGILIWPQFGIIFPYLAVVIVLLFRPTGLLKSTW; encoded by the coding sequence ATGGATTTTATCTATTCGATAATACCAGCGGGTGTTTTGTCACAGGTTTTTGTGGGTTTGAGCCGTACCACTATACTCTTCATTGTGGCATCAGGTTTAAGCCTCATCCTTGGTGTCTTGAGGATCCCCAACGTCGCCCACGGTTCACTCTATATGATAGGGGCTTTTACCGCTTTCACGGTGACAAAAATATTCGGCAGTGGTTCTGCCGGTTTCTGGATGGCCCTCATCATTGCCCCTCTCGTTGTGGCCTTTATAAGCCTTATCGCGGAAAGGGGGATGTTTCAATTCCTCTACGAACGGGAACACCTCATGCTCCTCCTTCTTACCTTTGCGTTTTCCCTCGTTTTTGGTGACCTTGTAAAACTTGTATGGGGCGGCGAGTACAAATCAGTACCGGTGCCCCATATTTTTCAGGGTTTTGTACCCCTCTTCGGAGGCCTTCCCTTCCCCCTCTACAACCTCTTCCTCCTCGTTGCGGGCCCCGTTGTGGCAATACTCCTCTGGCTTCTGACGAATAAGACCAAAATTGGAAAGATTGCACGGGCAGCAGCAGTAGACAGGGAGATGGTGGGCGCTGTGGGCATCAATGTAAGCTGGGTCTTTGCCACTGTCTTTGTCATCGGCTGTTACCTTGCCGGCCTTGGGGGTGTCCTTGTGGCGCCTACGGTGAGCGTTACCCTCGGCATGGACCATAACCTCATTATAGAGGCATTCCTCATTGTTATTATGGGAGGATTGGGGAACATCTGGGGGGCGCTGCTCGGCGCCTTGATATTTGGCCTAACACAGTCGATGGGCATTCTCATATGGCCCCAATTCGGTATAATCTTCCCTTACCTCGCAGTGGTTATTGTGCTGTTGTTCAGGCCTACCGGGCTCCTCAAGTCTACATGGTAA